In one Rutidosis leptorrhynchoides isolate AG116_Rl617_1_P2 chromosome 8, CSIRO_AGI_Rlap_v1, whole genome shotgun sequence genomic region, the following are encoded:
- the LOC139865055 gene encoding transcription initiation factor TFIID subunit 11-like, with the protein MKQSKDPFEAAFKEVDDSPPDSPYANDETEPQTQLTNNSQTYFVENNDHRLNQPKASVVTLASTSATTNKNNKEDDDEEEEENMDVELAKFPSTGDPDKMAKMQSILSQFTEEQMTRYESFRRSGFQKSNMKRLLASITGSAKISEPMTIVVSGIAKIFVGELVETARMVMTERKETGPIRPSHLREAYRRLKLEGKIPKRSVPRLFR; encoded by the exons ATGAAGCAATCAAAGGATCCTTTTGAAGCAGCATTTAAGGAAGTAGACGACTCTCCTCCTGATTCTCCTTACGCGAATGATGAAACCGAGCCTCAAACTCAACTAACCAACAACTCTCAAACATATTTCGTAGAAAATAATGATCATCGTTTAAACCAACCGAAAGCAAGTGTAGTTACGTTGGCATCAACTTCTGCAACAACTAATAAGAACaacaaagaagatgatgatgaagaagaggaagaaaacaTGGATGTTGAACTTGCAAAATTCCCATCTACAGGGGACCCTGATAAAATGGCTAAGATGCA ATCGATATTATCTCAATTCACTGAAGAACAAATGACTAGATATGAATCTTTTCGAAGATCTGGATTTCAGAAATCTAACATGAAAAGG TTGTTAGCTAGCATTACAGGAAGTGCTAAAATATCAGAGCCAATGACAATTGTGGTATCCGGAATAGCAAAGATTTTTGTTGGTGAACTAGTTGAAACAG CAAGGATGGTGATGACAGAGAGAAAGGAGACAGGGCCGATTAGGCCAAGCCACCTTCGTGAAGCGTACAGAAGGCTGAAACTCGAAGGCAAAATACCTAAAAGATCTGTTCCAAGGCTCTTTCGCTAG